A single region of the Neomonachus schauinslandi chromosome 3, ASM220157v2, whole genome shotgun sequence genome encodes:
- the PCDH20 gene encoding protocadherin-20, with translation MRGRGNARSSRALAVSWRPGTWLPRLDMGRLSRPRSSTSHRNLPHLFLFFLFVGPFTCLASYSRATELLYSLNEGLPAGVLIGSLAEDLRLVPRAAGRQDQLSQLPERPVAERNPPLSFSLASRGLSGQYVTLDNRSGELHTSAQEIDREALCLEGGGGAWGGSISISSSPSSDSCLLLLDVLVLPQEYFRFVKVKIAIRDINDNAPQFPVSQISVWVPENAPINTRLAIEHPAMDPDIGTNGVQTYRLLDYHRMFTLDVEENENGERTPYLIVMGLLDRETQDQYVSIIIAEDGGSPPLLGSATLTIGITDINDNCPLFTDSQINVTVFGNATVGTPVAAVQAVDRDLGTNAQITYAYSQKVPQASKDLFHLDETTGVIKLFSKIGGSVLQTHKLTILANGPGCIPAVTTALVTIIKVIFRPPEIVPRYIANEVDGVVYLRELEPINTPIAFFTIRDPEGKYKVNCYLDGEGPFRLSPYKPYNNEYLLETTKPMDYELQQFYEIAVVAWNSEGFHVKKIIKVQLLDDNDNAPIFLQPLLELTIEENNAPHAFLTKLYATDADSEERGQVSYFLGPDAPSYFSLDSVTGILTVSTQLDREEKEKYRYTVRAVDSGKPPRESVATVVLTVLDKNDNSPRFINKDFSFFVPENFPGYGEIGVISVTDADAGRNGWVALSVVNQSDIFVIDTGKGMLRAKVSLDREQQSSYTLWVEAVDGGEPALSSTAKITILLLDINDNPPLVLFPQSNMSYLLVLPSTLPGSPVTEVYAVDKDTGMNAVIAYSIIGRRGPRPESFRIDPKTGNITLEEALLQTDYGLHRLLVKVSDHGYPEPLHSTVMVNLFVNDTVSNESYIESLLRKEPEINIEEKEPQISIEPTHRKVEAVSCVPTLVALSVISLGSITLVTGMGIYICLRRGKKHHREDENLEVQIPLKGKIDLHMRERKPMAISNI, from the exons ATGCGCGGCCGAGGGAATGCGCGCAGCTCGCGGGCCCTAGCAGTGAGCTGGCGCCCGGGGACCTGGCTCCCGCGCCTGGATATGGGGCGTCTAAGTCGTCCCAGGAGCAGCACCAGCCACAGAAACCTGCCG catctgtttctgtttttcctcttcgTGGGACCCTTCACCTGCCTCGCGAGTTACAGCCGGGCCACGGAGCTTCTGTACAGCCTGAACGAGGGACTGCCCGCGGGGGTGCTCATCGGCAGCCTGGCCGAGGACCTGCGGCTGGTGCCCCGCGCCGCCGGGAGGCAGGACCAGTTGTCGCAGCTGCCGGAGCGCCCCGTCGCGGAGCGGAACCCCCCTCTCTCCTTCAGCCTGGCCTCCCGGGGACTGAGTGGCCAGTACGTGACCCTGGACAACCGTTCCGGGGAGCTGCACACTTCTGCCCAGGAGATCGACCGGGAGGCCCTGTGTCTTGAAGGAGGTGGAGGAGCGTGGGGCGGCAGCatttccatctcctcctccccttcctctgacTCTTGTCTTTTGCTTTTGGATGTACTGGTCCTGCCTCAGGAATACTTTAGGTTTGTGAAGGTGAAAATCGCTATCCGGGACATCAATGACAATGCCCCGCAGTTCCCCGTTTCCCAGATCTCGGTTTGGGTCCCAGAAAATGCACCTATAAACACCCGGCTGGCCATAGAGCATCCTGCCATGGACCCAGATATAGGCACGAACGGGGTGCAGACCTACCGCTTACTGGACTACCATCGCATGTTCACCCTGGACGTGGAGGAGAATGAGAATGGGGAGCGCACTCCCTACCTAATTGTCATGGGACTGTTGGATAGGGAGACCCAGGACCAGTACGTGAGCATCATCATAGCGGAGGATGGCGGGTCTCCACCACTGTTGGGCAGCGCCACCCTCACCATCGGCATAACTGACATTAATGACAATTGCCCTCTCTTCACGGACTCACAAATCAATGTCACTGTGTTTGGGAATGCTACAGTGGGCACCCCGGTTGCAGCTGTCCAGGCCGTGGATAGAGACTTGGGAACCAATGCTCAGATCACTTACGCCTACAGCCAGAAAGTTCCACAAGCATCCAAGGATTTATTCCATCTGGACGAAACCACCGGAGTCATTAAACTTTTCAGTAAGATTGGGGGCAGTGTTCTGCAAACGCACAAGCTCACCATCCTTGCTAACGGGCCAGGCTGCATCCCTGCTGTGACCACGGCCCTGGTGACCATTATCAAAGTCATTTTCAGACCACCTGAAATTGTTCCTCGTTATATAGCAAATGAGGTAGATGGTGTTGTTTACCTGAGAGAACTGGAGCCTATTAACACTCCGATTGCATTCTTCACCATAAGAGATCCAGAAGGTAAATACAAGGTGAACTGCTACCTGGATGGTGAAGGACCATTTAGGTTATCACCCTACAAACCGTACAATAATGAATATTTGCTGGAAACCACAAAACCGATGGACTATGAGCTACAGCAGTTCTATGAAATAGCTGTGGTGGCCTGGAACTCTGAGGGATTTCAtgtcaaaaaaattattaaagtgcAACTTTTAGATGACAATGACAATGCTCCTATTTTCCTGCAGCCCTTGCTGGAACTAACTATTGAAGAAAACAACGCACCCCATGCCTTTTTGACTAAGCTGTACGCGACAGATGCTGACAGTGAGGAGAGAGGCCAAGTTTCCTATTTCCTGGGACCTGATGCCCCCTCATATTTTTCCTTAGACAGTGTGACAGGAATTCTGACAGTTTCCACTCAGCTGGAccgagaagagaaagaaaagtacaggTACACAGTCAGAGCTGTTGACTCTGGGAAGCCGCCCAGAGAATCAGTTGCCACTGTGGTTCTCACCGTGCTGGATAAAAATGACAATAGCCCTAGGTTTATCAACAAGGACTTCAGCTTTTTTGTGCCAGAAAACTTTCCAGGATATGGTGAAATTGGGGTAATTAGTGTCACAGATGCCGATGCTGGACGAAATGGATGGGTTGCCCTCTCGGTGGTGAACCAGAGTGATATTTTTGTCATAGACACAGGAAAGGGCATGTTGAGAGCTAAAGTCTCTTTGGACAGAGAGCAGCAAAGCTCCTATACGTTGTGGGTCGAAGCTGTTGATGGGGGTGAGCCTGCCCTCTCTTCGACTGCAAAAATCACAATTCTCCTTCTAGATATCAATGACAACCCTCCTCTGGTTCTATTTCCTCAGTCCAACATGTCCTACCTGTTGGTACTGCCTTCTACTCTCCCCGGCTCCCCAGTTACAGAGGTCTATGCTGTTGACAAAGACACAGGCATGAATGCTGTCATAGCTTACAGCATCATAGGAAGAAGAGGTCCGAGGCCTGAGTCCTTTAGGATTGACCCTAAAACCGGCAACATTACTTTGGAAGAGGCATTGCTGCagacagactatggactccatCGTTTACTGGTGAAAGTGAGTGACCATGGTTATCCCGAACCTCTCCATTCCACGGTCATGGTGAACCTGTTTGTCAATGACACTGTCAGTAACGAGAGCTACATTGAGAGTCTTTTAAGAAAGGAACCAGAAATTAATATAGAGGAGAAAGAACCACAGATCTCAATAGAACCGACTCATAGGAAAGTCGAGGCTGTGTCCTGTGTGCCCACCCTAGTGGCTCTGTCTGTAATAAGCTTGGGTTCTATCACACTGGTAACAGGGATGGGCATATACATCTGTTtaaggagagggaaaaagcatCACAGGGAAGACGAAAATTTGGAAGTACAAATTCCACTCAAAGGAAAAATTGACTTGCATATGAGAGAGAGGAAACCAATGGCTATTTCTAATATTTGA